DNA sequence from the Streptomyces sp. CA-210063 genome:
CGGCGACGCCTGCGGGCTCAGACGCGACGGGCGCGCCGCACACGCGCCCTGGGCCCCGGATGAGGGGTGTAAGGAACCTTCTTACCGGACGGACGGCATCGACGACGAGTGCACACGTCTTCATACCTCGAAGGTCACAACTCGAAGGTCAATTGAAGACGATCACGGGTGGTTCGACTCATCGAAGGATGACGGGACAAGTCGGATCACGTCATGACAAATCCGGTACAGGCGCGAGTGCGGAGTTCGCGGCCGACCGCATCCTGAGATGCGCCGAAGATCTTCCGGCCGGAAGGGGGGATTCCCGCACAAGATCCGGCGTGATCACCTCGTCCGCAGCGGTTCATGGGGCCATTCGGGGGTCACCCGTTATCCGATTTTGACATGGGGGGCCATCTGAATGCACATGCACGAATGGCAAGATGCCGTAATCACACGAGGTCGCCACACTCGAAGACGCGTGTTAATCGTCGACCTGTCGGCAACTCCACACCACCCCGCCGGAGGAACCCACCATGACCGCAAGCACCACCTGTCGTACGACCGGCCTGCGCTCCCGGACAGCCGCGGTCGGAGCGATCGCGGTCGCGGGCGCCCTGCTGCTCACCGGCTGCGGTGACCAGACCAAGAAGGACAACGGTTCCGACACCGCCTCCACCAGCGCGGCCCCGCTGGCCGACAAGCTGCCGGCGGCGCTCCGGGACAAGGGCGTGATCAACGTCGGGTCGGACATCGCGTACGCCCCGGTCGAGTACAAGGACAGCTCCGGCAAGGTCGTCGGCATCGACATCGACATAGCCGAGGCGATGGGCAAGCAGCTCGGTGTGGAGTTCAAGTTCCAGAACGCCACCTTCGACACCCTCATCGGTGGTCTGGCGGCCAAGCGGTACGACATCGCGATGTCGGCCATGACCGACACCAAGGACCGCCAGGAGGGCGTCGACGCCGACACCGGCAAGAAGGTCGGCGCCGGCGTGGACTTCGTCGACTACTTCACCGCGGGTGTCTCGCTGTACACCAACGCGGGTGACGACCAGTCCATCAAGAGCTGGGACGACCTGTGCGGCAAGACGATCGCCGTGCAGCGCAACACGTTCTCGCACGACCTCGCCAAGGAGCAGGCGACGAAGTGCAAGGACGACAAGAAGAAGGAACTCAAGATCGAGGACTTCGCCACCAACCCCGAGGCCGAGACCCGGATGCGTTCCAAGGGCGCGGACGTCGTCTCCGCCGACTACCCGGTCGCCGCGTACTCGGTGAAGACCTCCGGTGGCGGCAAGTACTTCGAGATCGTCGGCGACCAGGTCGAGGCGGGCCCGTACGGCATCGCCGTGGCGAAGGACAACACCGAGCTGCGTGACGCGCTCCAGGCCGCCGTCCAGGCGATCATCGACAACGGCGAGTACGAGAAGATCATCAAGAAGTGGGGCGTCGAGGACGGCTCCGTCACCGAGGCCAAGATCAACGGCGGTTCCTGATTCTCGGCTCGGTTCTGAAAGGCACCACCTGTGACTGTTGACGTCAGCAAGACGGACGGTCCCTCGGACACTCCCCCCGCCGGACCGGAGGCCATCAAGGCCATCCCGGTCCGGCACCCGGGGCGCTATGTGTCCGCGGCCATCGCGCTCGCTCTCCTCGGCGCGATCGTCTACGCGTTCGCGCAGGCGAAGAAGATCAACTGGGGTGCGGTCCCCGACTACTTCTTCGACGACCGCATCATCGAGGGCGTCCTGAACACCCTCCTGCTCACCGTGCTCTCCATGGTGATCGGCATCGTCGGCGGCATCCTGCTCGCCGTGATGCGGCTGTCCAAGAACCCGGTGACCTCGTCGATCGCCTGGTTCTACATCTGGTTCTTCCGCGGCACACCGGTCCTGGTCCAGCTCTTCGTCTGGTTCAACCTGGGCCTGGTCTTCGAGTACATCAACCTCGGCCCGATCTACAAGGACTACTGGTCCTCGTTCATGACGCCGCTGCTGACGGCGCTGCTCGGCCTCGGTCTCAACGAGGCCGCGTACATGGCGGAGATCTGCCGCGCCGGTCTGCTCTCGGTCGACGAGGGCCAGACCGAGGCGTCGCACGCGCTCGGCATGAGCCACACCAAGACGCTGCGCCGGATCGTGATCCCGCAGGCGATGCGCGTGATCGTGCCGCCGACGGGCAACGAGGTCATCAACATGCTGAAGACCACGTCGCTCGTCTCGACGGTGCAGTACGTGGACCTGCTGAAAGCGGCCCAGGACATCGGCCAGGGCTCCGGCGCCATCGTGGAGATGCTGTTCCTCGCCGCCGCCTGGTACCTGATCCTGACCAGCGTCTTCAGCGTCGGGCAGTACTACCTGGAGAGGCACTACGCGAAGGGCTCCTCCCGGACCCTCCCGCCGACGCCGGTCCAGCGTTTCAAGGCGGCCGTGCTGCCCGTGCGCCGCCCGAAGGGAGTCTCGGCATGACCGCCATGGTGAAGGCCGAGGGCATCCACAAGTCCTTCGGTCCCGTCGAGGTCCTGAAGGGCATCGACCTGGAGGTGCAGACAGGTGAGGTGTTCTGCCTCATCGGCCCGTCCGGCTCCGGCAAGTCGACCTTCCTGAGGTGCATCAACCACCTCGAGAAGATCAACGCCGGGCGGCTGTACGTCGACGGCGAGCTGGTCGGCTACCGCCAGAAGGGCGACAAGCTGTACGAGCTCAAGGACAACGAGGTCGCGCTCAAGCGCCGTGACATCGGCATGGTGTTCCAGCGCTTCAATCTGTTCCCGCACATGACGGCCACCGAGAACGTCATGGAGGCGCCGGTCCAGGTGAAGGGCGTCAGCAGGGCCCAGGCCCGCGAGCGCGCCCGTGAGCTGCTCGAACGCGTCGGCCTCGGCGACAAGGCGGGCAACTACCCGTCCCAGCTCTCCGGCGGCCAGCAGCAGCGTGTGGCGATCGCCCGGGCGCTGGCCATGGAGCCGAAGCTGATGCTCTTCGACGAGCCGACCTCGGCGCTCGACCCGGAACTGGTCGGCGACGTCCTCGACGTCATGCGCGACCTGGCCGAGTCCGGTATGACCATGGTCGTCGTCACCCACGAGATGGGCTTCGCCCGCGAGGTCGGCGACAGCCTGGTCTTCATGGACGGCGGTGTGGTGGTCGAGTCCGGCAACCCCCGTGACGTGCTGACGAACCCGCAGGAAGAGCGGACGCAGTCGTTCCTCTCCAAGGTCCTCTGACGCTCTCCAAGGTCCCCTGACGGAACGTTTCATGGGTGAGGGGCGGTACGGATTCCCGTACCGCCCCTCACTCGCGCCCGGCCGGCCTACGTCACCGCTCCCGCGCCCGGCGGTCTACTTGACCGCCAGCACCATCGCGTCGGAGGGCGAGCGCCACACCGCGCGGGCCTCGGCGAAGCCCTTCTCGCGCAGGACGCGGGCATGCCAGTCGACGCTCTGGAATTCGCCGTCGGCGTGGTCGCCGTAGATCTCGAACCGCCGGGCCGTCGGCGCGCCGAGGACGGGGTCCTGGGCGGCGAGCTGCCACCATTCGGCCCAGTCGACGACACCGCTCGCCTTGGCTTGTTCCATGCCGGCGTGGCGGTGCGCGCGCTCCGCCGCGTTGATCCGGGGCGTCGACTCGTCGATCATGTGGTCCGCGTTCATGAAGACACCGCCGTCGCGGACGAGCTCCGCGACCTGACCGTAGAGGGCGGCGAGGGGTTCGCTGTGCAGCCAGTGCAGGGCTGTGGCCGTCAGGACGGCGTCGTACGAGTCGTACGGCAGCCGCGTGGTCCAGTCGGGGTCGGTGAGGTCGGCGGTGACGAAGGTGACCCGCCGGTCGCCCTCGAACGTGCCCTC
Encoded proteins:
- a CDS encoding ABC transporter substrate-binding protein — its product is MTASTTCRTTGLRSRTAAVGAIAVAGALLLTGCGDQTKKDNGSDTASTSAAPLADKLPAALRDKGVINVGSDIAYAPVEYKDSSGKVVGIDIDIAEAMGKQLGVEFKFQNATFDTLIGGLAAKRYDIAMSAMTDTKDRQEGVDADTGKKVGAGVDFVDYFTAGVSLYTNAGDDQSIKSWDDLCGKTIAVQRNTFSHDLAKEQATKCKDDKKKELKIEDFATNPEAETRMRSKGADVVSADYPVAAYSVKTSGGGKYFEIVGDQVEAGPYGIAVAKDNTELRDALQAAVQAIIDNGEYEKIIKKWGVEDGSVTEAKINGGS
- a CDS encoding amino acid ABC transporter permease, whose protein sequence is MTVDVSKTDGPSDTPPAGPEAIKAIPVRHPGRYVSAAIALALLGAIVYAFAQAKKINWGAVPDYFFDDRIIEGVLNTLLLTVLSMVIGIVGGILLAVMRLSKNPVTSSIAWFYIWFFRGTPVLVQLFVWFNLGLVFEYINLGPIYKDYWSSFMTPLLTALLGLGLNEAAYMAEICRAGLLSVDEGQTEASHALGMSHTKTLRRIVIPQAMRVIVPPTGNEVINMLKTTSLVSTVQYVDLLKAAQDIGQGSGAIVEMLFLAAAWYLILTSVFSVGQYYLERHYAKGSSRTLPPTPVQRFKAAVLPVRRPKGVSA
- a CDS encoding amino acid ABC transporter ATP-binding protein — encoded protein: MTAMVKAEGIHKSFGPVEVLKGIDLEVQTGEVFCLIGPSGSGKSTFLRCINHLEKINAGRLYVDGELVGYRQKGDKLYELKDNEVALKRRDIGMVFQRFNLFPHMTATENVMEAPVQVKGVSRAQARERARELLERVGLGDKAGNYPSQLSGGQQQRVAIARALAMEPKLMLFDEPTSALDPELVGDVLDVMRDLAESGMTMVVVTHEMGFAREVGDSLVFMDGGVVVESGNPRDVLTNPQEERTQSFLSKVL
- a CDS encoding class I SAM-dependent methyltransferase, which codes for MTTTTGTDWHAWQESWDRQQEWYLPDREERFRVMLDMVEAFAGPEPRVLDLACGTGSITSRLFERFPKAVSTGVDLDPALLTIAEGTFEGDRRVTFVTADLTDPDWTTRLPYDSYDAVLTATALHWLHSEPLAALYGQVAELVRDGGVFMNADHMIDESTPRINAAERAHRHAGMEQAKASGVVDWAEWWQLAAQDPVLGAPTARRFEIYGDHADGEFQSVDWHARVLREKGFAEARAVWRSPSDAMVLAVK